Part of the Neovison vison isolate M4711 chromosome 14, ASM_NN_V1, whole genome shotgun sequence genome is shown below.
GGTGCAGGGTCTCACACCTTTCAGGGAATGTTTGGCTGTGAGCTGCGGAATGACAAAAACAGTGGAGCATTCTGGAGGTACGCCTATGATGGAAGGAACTTCATCGAGTTCAACAAAGAAATCCCCGCCTGGGTTCCCCAGGACCCCGCCGCTCTGATCACCAAGCAGAAGTGGGAGGCGGAAGAAGTGTACGTGCTGCGGGCCAAGGCCTACCTGGAAGAGGAGTGCCCCGCGATGCTGCGGAGGTTCCTGCAACACGGCAAGACCTACCTGGACCGACAAGGTACCCCGCTTCCTCTGTCCTGCTCCCCCCAAGCTGAGCTGAGAAAAACCAAGGTGATCTCAGGctgggagtggggttgggggggtggggtgggcatctCCGGCCAATCCCACGGTGGCGTCTCTAGGACAATGCCTCCAGGCAGAGCCCAGCATGAAGGCAGGTGTAGGAAATGCCTGCCTGTCACAGCCTGGTTGTCGCAAGCCTTGGGTTTGGGAAGCAGTGAGAACGAGggccctgcagagcagggaggggtcTGATGGACAGAGCCACAGGAGGAAGCAGCCGCAAAACTCACCCAGAAGTCTGGGAATGGGATGGGGAGCCCAAGGCCAGCGGCGGTCATTCCACGATCCAACGGGGAGGCTCCTGGGAACCGTCGGCCTTCCCTGATCTTCGCCAAGTTTCCCTGGGAAGACAGACACTGAGCTTGGAGTTCTCATCACTGATGCCCagaaaggggagggagcagggagccatcGAGAGCAGGCTCTTGCTATCCACGCTCTGTCCCTCCACAGATCGCCCCTCCGTGTCCATCACCAGCCACGGGACCCCCGGAGAAACTCAGACACTCAAGTGCCGGGCTGATGGCTTCTACCCACGAGAAATTGAGCTGCACTGGATTCGTGGGGGCGATACACAGGAGACCGAGTCGGGGGGAGACGTGCTTCCCAGCGGAAACAGCACTTACCAGTCCTGGGTGGTAATGTCAGCTTCCCCGCAGGACAGAGCCTCGGACTCCTACTCCTGCCGCGTGAGGCACAGCAGCCTGGCCCAGCCCCTCACTGTGCTGTGGCCCGGAGCAAGGGCTGACGGCTCCGAGGGCCCCCGGGGACAGGAGCCACCCCACCTCCTGGCAAGAGAGAGGAGCTAGGGGTCCGGTGGTGAGTTCAGACACTCGAAGGAGGGAAGACTCAAGTAACCGGCCCTTGAGCTGACTCTGGGCTGAACTGACTTGCAAAGCCCCATGATCTGATCCGTCTGATCTAATCGAATCAAATCAACAGTAATCCCCTTGCCTAGCACCCAGTgtagaaaagcatttttaaacgGACATGATATAAAAATGGGGGTAGATATGACCCTTCATCCTGTTTTCCTAAGCCTTCATTCATCTGAAATTCTTGCTATCAACTCAAAGCATCCTGCCTTGGGGGACACGGGTGTCCCTCTGTGCGTGGCGTGGACCAGCTGGGCCCTCGGGCCTTGTTCAAGAGCCCACTGGGGACATCTCCTCTGTTGTGAGGTTATAGACCCTCTTTCACACAAACCCACATCTCTTCTGTGCCTCAGTGGTCCAGACGCACCTCCTCCCTGAGACGGAGCCCTCCTCCATTCCAGGGGCTTGACCTTCCGCACACCTTTGGGTCCTGGAaactccccagaccatagctaaTTGGTTTCCTTCCAAATTCACttgaatgtatttttgttttgttttgttttttaacccagTTACCCACCACCCTCCACAGgtttaaaaaccccaaaagacACAGCAGGGCTCCCACACCTGACCTTTCTATGGAGTCCGTTTGTGTGATGCagacttccttccctttccctccccggCCTGGCCTCCAAGCTGAGCTCCTTAAGGAAATCACCCCGAGCATCCAGAACTCTGAGCCAACCCTTAATCTTTCTTGAGAGCCTGAATGTGAAGGTTCAACTTGTTATTTTTGATACTTTGACCCGGTACGGAAATCAAAGCCGAGGAAATACCTCCTCAGTCTGTGCGAAATCCACATTCCTCTCCTCTGGAACCGgatgagaagaaacaaaaaacaaaaaacaaaactccggTTTGAACAGTAGAGGCTGCGGAGGAAAACAATCCACATGGTCAAGAAGGGAAAATATAGccatgaacagataaagaaaaccaCATGACAGGAgaagaatttcagatcaataagTCCAAAGTCCACCCCAAAGTCCACAGGAACAGGCCAGGCTAAGGCAGACTGGAATGCGAGATCCCACCCCACCACAGCAGGAGAGATGggttggggtgggcagggggagggaaccTCTGGAGACCCCAGTCCTGGCCagctgtgggggaaggggagagggacccAGAGGGACCcagagccactcagacacccagaGAAATTTCCTGGAGGGATTCAGATTTCAGAGAAGGAAGTGAAGGCCAAGATAGCtgccaagaagagagaaaagattaTTCCTGACCAGTGGGGTATGAGTGGTGGAGGGGAGGGCCACAGGGGCCTGACAAGGGACATGAGTGATGGTGGGGATGGGCTGTGGGCATCACCGGGCACACCAGGGAGGATGAGGGGCTTAGAGGAGCAAATGTGGATCCTTCCATGAGCACCTCCTGCCCGCCCAACAGAGAACCACCAatgagggcgtctgggtggctcagtgggttaagcctctgccttccgctcaggtcatgatctcagggtcttgagatcaagccccacatggggctctctgctcagcagggagcctgcctccccctccccctttgccttcctctctgcctacttgtgatctctcttggtctgacaaataaataaataatatcttaaaaaaagagagagagagagagagaaccagcaacAGATTCTCCTGCAGGCAGGACCAAGTTCAAGTGTTCTTTGAGGATGCCCCACCCCAGGAGGACCTCATTGCCACAAACTCTCTCCTTGGCCATTCCTCAGTCACTTAGTGCTACCTTGTCTCTCTCGAAGATTCCTCTGGAGACAGTTCACCAGCTAGACATGAAGGATGGAGGGCTTGGGTTTACGCAGGAGATGTCACCAGGGTACAGGACTTAACTGTAGTCACTGTTAAGGTCCTCTCCAATTTGGCTGAACGCTGCCTTTCAACCTGGCTTGTCACTAGAACTTGACAAACAGATACATTTAGAGTTCTCCATTTCCTTTGCTCATGTATTGGTGCATTCACTCAAGAATTCTATATTgagtatttattttctgctttggtACTCTAATAAAGACCAAGCAGAACAAGTGGGTGTCTCCCCTCCCTGCATGGAGTTTACCCCTCTTCTGCTTATTAAAACAATACCCTCCGTCAAGGCTCAACCCACATCTTACCTCCTCCTGGGACCACCACCATGATCACTATTTCCAATATAGACTTGTCCATGCTGTGATGTCTCTCAGAAATATCAGGGAAGATTTC
Proteins encoded:
- the AZGP1 gene encoding zinc-alpha-2-glycoprotein → MDTMVSVLLSLLLLLGPAVPQETQAGPYSLSFFYTGLSRPRDGFPSFQATAYLNDQDFFHYDSEDRKAIPQYPWSQMEGLEDWEKESELQKAREEIFMVTLKDIMDYYKDKEGSHTFQGMFGCELRNDKNSGAFWRYAYDGRNFIEFNKEIPAWVPQDPAALITKQKWEAEEVYVLRAKAYLEEECPAMLRRFLQHGKTYLDRQDRPSVSITSHGTPGETQTLKCRADGFYPREIELHWIRGGDTQETESGGDVLPSGNSTYQSWVVMSASPQDRASDSYSCRVRHSSLAQPLTVLWPGARADGSEGPRGQEPPHLLARERS